A genomic segment from Nicotiana sylvestris chromosome 1, ASM39365v2, whole genome shotgun sequence encodes:
- the LOC138877309 gene encoding uncharacterized protein, with translation MLNEVVEEDQVYKDKETVMNVMKNLVVRERFQFKVKRSSATNCAWSFKSSAVFKANIFKVRSYNNNHTCGYGERYLTQRQATSGVIASIVKDKYVNPKKVYTGNDIIEDIQKQHGIEVSYMKARRAKEIAMAMIRGSPSDSYKELPKYFYMLEHTNPGTVTKLHKSEDGCFLYTYVSLYAFIKGWEHCRPIMVVDGSFLKAAYKGTILTACTQDGAGKILPLAYAIVDSENNKSWEWFFV, from the exons ATGTTGAATGAAGTTGTTGAGGAGGATCAAGTTTATAAAGATAAAGAGACAGTTATGAATGTGATGAAGAACTTGGTTGTACGCGAGAGGTTCCAATTCAAGGTGAAGAGATCAAGCGCAACAAA TTGTGCTTGGAGTTTCAAATCTTCTGCCGTTTTCAAGGCAAACATATTTAAAGTGAGAAGCTACAATAATAATCACACATGCGGCTATGGTGAAAGATACTTAACACAACGTCAAGCTACTTCGGGTGTAATTGCTAGTATAGTCAAGGACAAGTATGTTAATCCAAAAAAAGTTTACACCGGAAATGATATAATAGAGGACATACAAAAGCAACACGGGATTGAAGTGAGCTACATGAAAGCACGGAGAGCTAAAGAGATAGCAATGGCAATGATAAGAGGGAGTCCGAGTGATTCATATAAGGAGTTGCCGAAGTATTTTTATATGTTGGAGCATACAAATCCAGGAACGGTTACAAAGTTGCACAAATCAGAAGATGGATGCTTTCTTTATACATATGTTTCACTATATGCATTTATCAAGGGTTGGGAGCATTGCAGACCGATAATGGTTGTTGACGGAAGTTTCCTTAAAGCAGCATATAAGGGTACCATATTGACTGCTTGCACACAGGATGGAGCTG gaaaaatccttccacttgcATATGCAATTGTAGATTCGGAGAATAACAAATCTTGGGAGTGGTTCTTTGTCTAG